In a genomic window of Fusobacterium perfoetens:
- the def gene encoding peptide deformylase, with protein sequence MLYEIRTYGEQCLKDKSENVTEITQEIKTLLDDMVETMHEATGVGLAGPQVGVNKRLFVIDIGDGVVRKIINPEILEMSEACIESDEGCLSVPGIYKKVRRAQKIKVRYTTVEGEIVEEEMKDFLAKAFQHEYDHLDGTLFIERISPVAKKMISKKLQLIKKETEKKLKK encoded by the coding sequence ATGTTATACGAAATAAGAACTTATGGTGAACAATGTCTTAAAGACAAAAGTGAAAATGTCACTGAAATAACCCAAGAGATAAAAACTTTATTAGATGATATGGTTGAGACTATGCACGAGGCAACAGGAGTTGGACTTGCTGGACCACAAGTAGGAGTTAATAAAAGACTTTTTGTTATAGATATTGGAGACGGAGTTGTTAGAAAAATAATAAATCCTGAGATATTAGAGATGTCAGAGGCTTGTATTGAAAGTGATGAAGGGTGTCTAAGTGTACCTGGGATTTATAAAAAAGTAAGAAGAGCCCAAAAAATAAAAGTTAGATATACTACAGTTGAGGGAGAAATAGTTGAAGAAGAGATGAAAGATTTCTTAGCAAAAGCTTTCCAACACGAGTATGACCATTTAGACGGGACTTTATTTATAGAAAGAATTTCTCCAGTGGCTAAAAAAATGATATCTAAAAAATTACAACTTATAAAAAAAGAAACTGAGAAAAAATTAAAAAAATAA
- a CDS encoding septum formation initiator family protein, with the protein MNLKRVGLVLIVLSIVVGVTPRIYKSFIKIQKLTFELNALKYRKQELNDEIRRYKINTDHLKDDFYKEKEVREKLKMVKPGEHIYKVLVK; encoded by the coding sequence ATGAACTTAAAAAGAGTAGGATTAGTTCTAATTGTACTATCAATAGTAGTGGGAGTAACACCAAGAATATATAAAAGTTTTATAAAAATCCAAAAGTTAACTTTTGAATTAAATGCCTTAAAATATAGAAAGCAAGAATTAAACGACGAGATAAGAAGATACAAAATAAATACTGATCATTTAAAAGATGATTTCTATAAAGAAAAGGAAGTAAGAGAAAAACTTAAAATGGTTAAACCGGGAGAACATATTTATAAAGTATTGGTTAAGTAA